A stretch of the Psychroserpens sp. Hel_I_66 genome encodes the following:
- a CDS encoding NAD(P)/FAD-dependent oxidoreductase, with protein MKQVDYIIVGSGLAGIAFSEKLRTANKSFVVYDNQSQKSSVVAAGLYNPVILKRFTKVWKAKEQLDLALPKYKILEQLLNVKLDYQLPVYRRFTSVEEQNEWFIASDKPVLETFLSTKLVKNTNDNINALLGFGEVLHSGRIDTAQLIKSYKAYLNESNLLLEEDFIHEDLIFESDYIQYKNIKANYIVFAEGFGINKNPFFKNLPLNGTKGEMLTIKAPDLKMDFIMKSSVFIVPLGNQLFWIGATYERDDKTHDITERAKEELTDKLKTILKCDFEIVKQVAGIRPTTKDRRPLVGSHPNHKNVFLLNGLGTRGVMISPYVAEQLFNHIEKGELLDPEIDIKRVKK; from the coding sequence GTGAAACAAGTAGATTACATCATCGTTGGTAGTGGATTAGCAGGAATAGCTTTTTCCGAAAAATTGAGAACTGCCAATAAAAGTTTTGTAGTTTATGATAATCAATCACAAAAATCTTCTGTGGTTGCAGCAGGATTATACAACCCAGTTATTCTAAAGCGATTTACAAAGGTCTGGAAAGCAAAAGAACAACTAGATCTAGCTTTACCAAAATATAAAATACTTGAGCAACTACTAAACGTCAAATTAGATTATCAGTTACCGGTTTACAGACGGTTTACTTCCGTAGAAGAACAAAACGAATGGTTCATAGCATCAGATAAGCCAGTTTTAGAAACATTTTTATCGACTAAGCTGGTCAAGAATACAAATGATAATATCAATGCGTTACTTGGCTTTGGAGAAGTCTTGCATTCTGGTAGGATTGATACCGCACAATTGATAAAATCTTACAAGGCGTATCTTAATGAAAGCAATCTTCTGTTGGAAGAGGACTTTATCCATGAGGATTTAATTTTTGAGTCAGACTATATTCAGTATAAAAATATAAAAGCAAATTATATCGTTTTTGCTGAAGGTTTCGGGATCAATAAAAATCCGTTCTTTAAAAACCTGCCTTTAAACGGAACAAAAGGTGAAATGCTAACAATCAAAGCTCCAGATTTAAAAATGGATTTCATAATGAAGTCTTCCGTATTTATAGTTCCTTTGGGTAATCAGCTATTTTGGATTGGTGCAACTTACGAACGAGATGACAAAACACATGACATTACAGAAAGGGCAAAAGAAGAATTGACAGATAAATTAAAAACTATTCTCAAATGTGATTTCGAAATCGTTAAACAAGTTGCAGGTATAAGGCCAACTACAAAAGACAGACGACCATTAGTTGGATCTCATCCAAATCATAAAAATGTGTTTTTGCTTAATGGATTAGGGACAAGAGGCGTTATGATTTCTCCTTACGTGGCAGAGCAGCTATTCAACCATATCGAAAAAGGAGAATTGTTAGATCCCGAGATAGATATCAAAAGAGTCAAGAAGTGA
- a CDS encoding DUF983 domain-containing protein, which produces MMLKGTTIYSIITGACPRCHQESMYKTKNPYVLRDVLDINDNCSLCGLQYRLEPSFFYGSMYVSYGVGIAFAVAAFLITYLGFETSLLTSFIAIVITLVVFGPVIMRLSRNIWINMFVSYDKNVAKK; this is translated from the coding sequence ATCATGTTAAAAGGCACAACAATTTACAGCATTATTACAGGAGCATGTCCAAGATGTCACCAAGAATCGATGTATAAAACAAAAAATCCATATGTTTTGAGAGATGTCTTAGATATCAATGATAATTGCTCTCTTTGTGGCTTGCAGTACAGACTTGAACCTTCATTTTTTTATGGATCAATGTATGTAAGCTATGGCGTTGGTATCGCTTTTGCGGTTGCTGCTTTTTTAATTACTTATTTGGGCTTTGAAACCTCTCTATTAACGTCATTCATTGCAATTGTAATCACTTTGGTTGTCTTTGGACCAGTGATCATGAGACTTTCTAGAAATATCTGGATCAATATGTTTGTTAGTTACGATAAGAACGTTGCTAAAAAATAA
- a CDS encoding ABC-F family ATP-binding cassette domain-containing protein — translation MLNIHNLSISFQGEFLFEDITFKLSPGDRIGLIGKNGAGKSTMLKILSKELEPDSGQIAADKNLSFGFLKQDIDFIFGKTVLEESYEAFKEIKDLESQMEDVNIQLAERTDYESEGYNQLMIDLNDIQHKYEIIGGYSYQGETEKILQGLGFKREDFDKLTDTFSGGWRMRIELAKLLLQNNDILLLDEPTNHLDIESIIWLENFLKGYSGAVVIVSHDKMFLDNVTNRTIEISLGRIYDYPKPYTKFLVLRNEIKAQQLASQKNQQKQIEQTEKLIEKFRAKASKATMAQSLIKKLDRMDRIEVDEDDNSVMNLNFPVSITPGKVVIEAENISKSYDDNHVLSNISMLIERDSKTAFVGQNGQGKSTLAKIIVGELKHKGDLKLGHNVQIGYFAQNQAEYLDGTKTVLDTMIDAANEKNRSKVRDILGSFLFRGDEVEKYVRVLSGGERNRLALAKLMLQPLNVLVMDEPTNHLDIKSKNVLKEALKQFEGTLILVSHDRDFLQGLVKNIYEFKDQKIKEYLGGIEFYLEQRNVENLREVEKRTVVKNTPKETNKQSYEDQKKLKSLNNKLSNVESKISQLEKDIKTDDVELATNYDATVSDQNFFDRYQKKKEKLKKLMADWEHIQYELEELS, via the coding sequence ATGCTTAATATTCATAATCTTTCCATATCATTTCAAGGCGAATTTTTATTCGAGGACATCACATTTAAACTCAGTCCTGGTGACCGTATTGGCTTGATTGGTAAAAATGGAGCAGGTAAATCTACGATGCTCAAAATTTTGTCTAAAGAACTCGAACCAGATTCTGGACAAATTGCTGCAGATAAAAACTTGAGTTTCGGGTTTTTAAAGCAGGATATTGATTTCATCTTCGGAAAAACGGTTCTCGAGGAATCCTATGAGGCATTCAAGGAAATAAAAGATTTGGAGTCTCAAATGGAAGATGTTAATATCCAACTCGCAGAACGAACCGATTATGAAAGTGAAGGTTATAATCAATTAATGATTGACCTTAATGACATTCAACATAAATACGAAATCATTGGAGGATACAGTTATCAAGGCGAAACCGAAAAAATATTACAAGGTTTAGGTTTTAAACGAGAAGATTTTGATAAGTTAACAGATACATTTTCTGGAGGTTGGAGAATGCGTATTGAGCTTGCAAAATTATTATTGCAGAATAATGATATTTTATTGCTCGATGAGCCAACAAACCATTTGGATATAGAATCTATTATTTGGTTGGAAAACTTTTTGAAAGGCTATTCTGGGGCTGTTGTTATCGTGTCTCACGATAAAATGTTTTTAGACAATGTGACCAATCGTACTATTGAAATTTCCCTCGGAAGAATTTACGATTATCCAAAACCATACACCAAATTTTTAGTCTTGCGTAACGAGATCAAAGCACAGCAATTAGCGTCTCAAAAAAACCAGCAAAAGCAAATAGAGCAAACCGAGAAACTTATTGAAAAGTTTAGGGCCAAAGCCAGTAAGGCAACAATGGCACAATCTCTTATAAAAAAGCTGGACAGGATGGACCGCATTGAGGTTGACGAAGATGACAATAGCGTAATGAACTTAAATTTCCCCGTATCAATCACTCCAGGAAAAGTGGTGATAGAGGCAGAAAATATATCTAAAAGTTACGATGATAACCATGTGCTCTCAAATATTAGCATGCTTATTGAACGTGATAGTAAGACTGCATTTGTTGGTCAAAACGGACAAGGTAAATCCACTCTTGCAAAAATTATCGTTGGAGAACTTAAGCATAAAGGTGATTTAAAACTAGGGCACAATGTGCAAATTGGATATTTTGCCCAAAACCAAGCAGAGTATCTCGATGGTACCAAAACAGTACTTGATACAATGATCGATGCTGCCAATGAAAAAAACAGAAGTAAAGTTAGAGATATTTTAGGATCTTTTTTGTTTAGAGGCGACGAGGTAGAAAAATATGTTCGTGTACTTTCTGGAGGAGAACGCAATAGATTGGCACTTGCAAAACTAATGCTCCAACCGCTTAACGTTTTGGTAATGGATGAGCCAACAAACCATTTAGATATAAAGTCTAAAAATGTGCTCAAAGAAGCTTTGAAACAATTTGAGGGAACATTAATTTTAGTATCTCACGATAGAGATTTCTTGCAAGGTTTGGTAAAAAACATCTATGAATTCAAAGATCAAAAAATCAAAGAATATTTAGGAGGTATTGAGTTCTATTTAGAACAACGTAATGTTGAAAACTTAAGGGAAGTAGAAAAAAGAACTGTAGTAAAAAACACACCTAAAGAAACCAACAAACAATCATACGAAGATCAAAAAAAACTCAAATCTCTCAATAACAAATTGAGTAATGTAGAGTCTAAAATTAGCCAGTTAGAAAAAGATATTAAAACAGATGATGTAGAATTGGCGACTAACTATGATGCTACTGTTTCCGATCAAAACTTTTTTGATCGATACCAAAAGAAAAAAGAAAAGCTTAAAAAATTAATGGCAGACTGGGAACATATTCAATACGAGTTAGAAGAATTATCCTAA
- a CDS encoding efflux RND transporter periplasmic adaptor subunit — MRKILLFAIGAVIILAAVFGAYLIVKSNKKVKPEVAKVVKTVFVDTVKNSTVPITIPANGNLVAKDRLELYSEVQGVFENSSEDFKAGQPYKKGQLLIRINSNEYYASVQSAKSELYNLITSLMPDLRLDYPEAFPIWETYLRKFDMNNSIAELPTSDIEKVNYFITGRGVQSAYYNVKNLEQRLSKYRMYAPYDGILTEGLVNKGTLVRPGQKLGEFIDTSVYELELAISKTFSDLLKIGENVTLNTLDKQTNYTGTVSRINGRIDQATQTVTVFVEVKGNDLKEGMYLEAQLEAKEIPDAYKLSRKLLVDQSEIFIIKDSILDIIKVEPVYFSPKDVVVKGIPDNTVILSKSVPGAYAGMLVKINEESNTSEATNTEE; from the coding sequence ATGAGAAAAATACTATTATTTGCAATTGGTGCTGTTATTATCTTGGCAGCGGTTTTTGGAGCCTATTTAATCGTTAAAAGTAATAAAAAGGTAAAGCCAGAAGTTGCAAAGGTCGTAAAGACGGTATTTGTTGATACGGTTAAAAACTCTACTGTACCTATCACTATACCTGCAAATGGTAATCTTGTTGCAAAAGATAGATTAGAACTTTATTCTGAAGTTCAAGGTGTATTCGAGAATTCTTCCGAAGATTTTAAAGCAGGACAACCGTATAAAAAAGGACAGTTGCTCATTCGTATAAATTCTAATGAATATTATGCATCAGTGCAATCTGCAAAGAGCGAGTTGTATAATTTAATCACATCGCTAATGCCAGATTTAAGATTGGATTATCCAGAAGCTTTTCCAATATGGGAAACCTATCTTCGGAAATTTGACATGAACAACAGTATCGCAGAATTACCAACATCTGATATTGAAAAAGTCAATTATTTCATTACCGGTCGAGGAGTGCAATCGGCCTACTACAACGTAAAAAACTTAGAACAGCGTCTTTCAAAATATAGAATGTATGCACCATATGATGGTATTTTAACAGAGGGTTTAGTGAATAAAGGCACTTTAGTTAGGCCTGGACAAAAGTTGGGTGAATTTATAGATACCTCTGTTTATGAGTTAGAGCTCGCTATAAGCAAAACCTTTAGCGACTTATTAAAAATTGGAGAAAACGTCACCTTGAATACTCTAGATAAACAGACCAATTATACAGGCACAGTCTCAAGAATCAATGGTCGTATTGATCAAGCCACCCAAACGGTAACTGTTTTTGTTGAAGTAAAAGGAAATGATTTAAAAGAAGGGATGTATTTAGAGGCGCAATTAGAGGCTAAAGAAATTCCTGATGCTTACAAACTATCACGAAAATTGTTGGTTGACCAATCTGAAATTTTCATTATAAAAGATAGTATTCTGGATATTATAAAAGTAGAACCTGTTTATTTTTCACCAAAGGATGTTGTTGTAAAAGGCATACCAGACAATACGGTTATTCTGTCAAAATCTGTTCCCGGTGCTTATGCAGGTATGTTGGTTAAGATAAATGAGGAGTCAAATACTTCCGAAGCAACAAATACAGAAGAATAA
- a CDS encoding efflux RND transporter permease subunit, with amino-acid sequence MRKVIAYFIKYDVAVNIIIIAFLIFGVLGMMRLQSSFFPLQEAEIISINISYPGAAPEEIEEGVVLKIEDNLKGLIGVERVTSTSRENGGSITVEIESDEDIDDMVAEVKNAVDRVPNFPTGMEPLVVAKQERIRQTIDFSVSGENIELVALKQIGRNIENDLRAMEGISQINITGYPEEEIEIAVRENDLLAYNLTFAEVAAAVSQANILTTGGNIKTDDEDYLIRANNRSYYGDDLNNISVRAQDDGTIVRLQDVATVRDRFSETPNASYFNGNVAVNIEITNTNSEDLISTADKVNEYIVEFNQKYTGIKIDVVSDSSIRLNERTQLLLENGAMGIFLVLLFLSIFLNTRLAFWVAFGLPVAFLGMFVFAAQFGVTINVLSLFGMIIVIGILVDDGIVIAENIYQHYEQGKPRIQAAIDGTMEVLPAILSAIITTVLAFSTFLFLEGRIGDFFSEVSVVVILTLIVSLIEALIILPAHIAHSKALVNMSSEEKGEKKGIAKVFLKLRKINEYGDRFMVYCRDNLYSPVLRFALNQRFITFAILLALMILTVGANKGGVIKTAFFPSIASDRVSIDLLMPEGTNPKITDSIISLVEDAAWRVNETFSEKQSGNKQVVENIIKRVGPGNNKASLNVNLLPGEERDFGSPEITNAIRDEVGNVYGVERLTFGSGGNFGGSPVSISLLGNNTDELKLAKQELRETLDQNSLLADITDTDPEGIKEINIELNETAYALGLNLREVMSQVRAGFFGLQAQRFQRGQDEIRVWVRYDKTNRTSINDLDDMRIVSPLGQRVPFGEIATYTIKRGDESISHLNGQREIQVNADLKDPNGSAAEILLDIQNTVMPEILSKYPTVSVSYEGQNREAGKLTKSAETTVPVVIFLIYVVIAFTFRSYSQPLMLILLIPFSFIAVAWGHWFHDFPINILSALGIIALIGIMVNDGLVLIGKFNAYLKSGMKFEEALYESGRARFRAIFLTSLTTIAGIAPLLLEKSRQAQFLKPMAISIAYGIGIATILTLVILPVLLSAANSFKTNKKWLITGNRIAKEDVERAIKEQKIDEEH; translated from the coding sequence ATGAGAAAAGTTATTGCGTATTTTATTAAATATGACGTTGCGGTAAACATAATTATTATCGCTTTTCTCATTTTTGGTGTTTTAGGAATGATGCGTCTTCAATCCTCGTTCTTTCCATTACAAGAGGCAGAAATTATCTCAATAAACATTTCGTATCCAGGTGCAGCGCCAGAAGAGATAGAAGAAGGTGTCGTGCTCAAAATAGAAGATAACCTTAAAGGTCTAATTGGTGTTGAGCGTGTGACTTCCACTTCACGAGAAAACGGAGGAAGCATAACCGTTGAGATTGAAAGTGACGAAGATATCGACGATATGGTGGCAGAGGTTAAAAACGCTGTAGATCGCGTACCCAATTTTCCTACCGGAATGGAGCCTTTGGTGGTTGCCAAACAAGAACGAATTAGACAAACAATCGATTTTTCTGTAAGCGGTGAAAATATTGAACTTGTAGCTTTAAAACAAATAGGGCGAAATATTGAAAATGACCTTCGTGCCATGGAAGGTATTTCGCAAATTAATATTACCGGTTACCCTGAAGAGGAAATAGAAATTGCGGTTCGGGAAAATGATTTGTTGGCTTATAATCTCACTTTTGCAGAGGTTGCAGCAGCAGTATCCCAAGCTAATATTTTAACCACAGGTGGAAATATTAAAACAGATGATGAAGATTATTTAATTAGAGCTAATAATAGATCCTATTATGGAGATGACCTAAATAACATATCGGTTAGGGCTCAAGATGATGGAACTATCGTGAGATTACAAGATGTTGCCACGGTAAGGGATCGTTTTTCAGAAACACCAAATGCCTCCTATTTTAATGGTAATGTTGCTGTTAATATAGAAATCACCAATACCAATAGTGAAGATCTTATTTCAACAGCAGATAAGGTCAATGAGTATATTGTTGAGTTTAACCAAAAATATACGGGAATTAAAATTGATGTGGTTAGTGATTCTTCAATTAGACTAAACGAAAGAACACAACTACTTTTAGAAAATGGAGCCATGGGAATTTTCTTGGTGCTCTTATTTTTATCTATATTCTTAAATACAAGATTGGCTTTTTGGGTGGCTTTCGGTTTACCGGTTGCTTTTTTGGGAATGTTTGTTTTTGCAGCACAATTTGGAGTTACTATTAACGTGTTATCTCTTTTTGGGATGATTATCGTTATTGGTATTTTGGTAGATGATGGTATTGTTATCGCAGAAAATATTTATCAACATTACGAGCAGGGCAAACCAAGAATACAAGCTGCCATAGATGGTACGATGGAGGTCTTGCCTGCAATTCTATCAGCGATTATAACAACAGTTTTAGCCTTTTCCACATTTCTGTTTTTAGAAGGTAGAATAGGTGATTTTTTTAGCGAAGTTTCGGTTGTGGTTATCTTAACTTTAATCGTTTCTTTAATAGAAGCTCTAATTATTTTACCAGCGCATATTGCACATTCTAAGGCTTTGGTAAATATGTCTTCGGAAGAAAAGGGAGAAAAAAAGGGAATAGCTAAAGTGTTTTTAAAGCTTCGTAAGATCAATGAATACGGAGATAGGTTCATGGTGTATTGTCGGGACAATCTATATAGTCCGGTTTTAAGATTTGCACTAAATCAACGTTTTATAACATTCGCTATATTACTAGCTTTGATGATTTTAACAGTAGGTGCAAATAAAGGCGGAGTAATAAAAACTGCATTCTTCCCGAGTATTGCAAGTGATCGGGTTAGTATCGACTTATTAATGCCAGAAGGAACCAACCCAAAAATTACAGATTCTATTATTTCCCTCGTAGAAGATGCAGCATGGCGTGTTAATGAGACGTTTTCAGAAAAACAATCTGGAAACAAGCAAGTGGTTGAAAATATCATAAAACGTGTTGGTCCAGGTAATAATAAAGCAAGTCTTAACGTCAATCTGTTGCCAGGAGAAGAGCGCGACTTTGGTTCTCCAGAAATTACAAACGCCATTAGGGATGAAGTTGGAAATGTTTACGGTGTAGAGCGATTGACTTTTGGTTCTGGTGGTAACTTTGGTGGCTCTCCAGTATCCATTTCGTTATTGGGAAATAATACCGATGAGCTTAAACTTGCCAAACAAGAGTTGAGGGAAACTTTAGATCAAAACTCATTATTGGCAGATATCACAGATACAGATCCAGAAGGGATTAAGGAAATCAATATAGAATTAAATGAAACTGCTTATGCACTGGGTTTAAACCTAAGAGAGGTGATGAGCCAAGTAAGGGCAGGTTTTTTTGGACTGCAAGCGCAACGTTTTCAAAGAGGACAAGACGAAATTAGAGTTTGGGTAAGATATGATAAAACCAACCGTACCTCGATTAATGATCTAGATGATATGCGTATCGTATCACCATTAGGACAACGAGTCCCATTTGGTGAAATTGCAACCTATACAATTAAAAGAGGAGATGAGAGTATCAGTCATTTAAATGGTCAGCGTGAAATTCAGGTAAATGCAGATTTAAAAGATCCTAACGGTAGCGCAGCAGAGATTCTACTAGATATCCAGAATACCGTAATGCCAGAAATTCTCTCAAAATATCCAACCGTAAGCGTCTCTTATGAAGGACAAAATCGTGAGGCAGGTAAATTGACAAAATCTGCAGAAACAACGGTACCTGTGGTTATATTTTTAATTTATGTAGTCATTGCATTTACTTTCCGAAGTTATAGTCAGCCTTTAATGTTGATTTTATTAATCCCGTTCAGTTTTATTGCTGTGGCTTGGGGACATTGGTTTCACGATTTTCCAATCAACATACTTTCTGCCTTAGGGATTATTGCCTTAATTGGGATTATGGTTAATGATGGGTTAGTTCTAATTGGTAAATTTAATGCCTATTTAAAATCGGGAATGAAGTTTGAGGAAGCGCTTTACGAATCTGGAAGAGCAAGATTTAGAGCTATTTTCTTAACATCATTAACAACAATAGCTGGTATTGCGCCACTATTATTAGAAAAAAGTAGGCAAGCACAATTTTTAAAACCAATGGCTATTTCTATTGCCTATGGGATTGGTATCGCTACGATTTTAACCTTGGTGATTTTACCTGTTTTATTATCTGCAGCAAACAGTTTTAAGACGAATAAAAAGTGGTTGATTACAGGAAATAGAATAGCAAAAGAAGATGTAGAACGCGCCATAAAAGAACAAAAAATTGATGAAGAACATTAA
- a CDS encoding TolC family protein, producing the protein MKNIKNYRSYNLFFSLFFFGMLANAQQLLTTEEAVELALEHNYGIKIANNTTDVAENNTSILNSGYLPTLTGLAGASIDVNNSEGQLANGETRVAEGAETRRYNASVNLNYTLFDGLGRLYNYKRLKEEYQLSELEARETIETTMLQLFSVYYTVAQLSENTDALRETLIISKNRLTRAGYQFDYGQNTKLDVLNAEVDINNDSINLINAKQELINTKRDLNVILGNQISEEYTVDTNLNFLLQLNKDELLEQTKNNNVTLLQAERNINISQFDIKTNKAQFLPTIGLVGSYGWNESSNNSPLAFTLQSTNSGVSAGVNLTWNLFDGGSALTQVKNSKIILENQKLQKEQLVIDIERNFNNAWDDYQNKLVIFQVQENNIRTSQNNFERTQEKFKIGQVTSIEFRQAQLNLLNAELSRNQAKYDAKLSELTVLQLSGELLNVEF; encoded by the coding sequence ATGAAGAACATTAAAAACTATAGGTCATACAATTTATTTTTTAGTTTATTTTTCTTCGGAATGCTCGCCAACGCACAACAACTTTTAACTACAGAGGAAGCAGTTGAGCTGGCTTTAGAGCATAACTACGGAATCAAAATTGCAAACAACACAACCGATGTTGCAGAGAATAATACAAGTATTCTAAACTCTGGTTACTTACCAACGCTCACAGGACTTGCAGGAGCCAGTATAGATGTCAACAACTCTGAAGGTCAATTGGCAAATGGAGAAACTAGAGTAGCTGAAGGCGCAGAGACAAGACGTTACAACGCATCTGTGAATTTGAATTATACACTTTTTGATGGGTTGGGTCGTTTGTACAATTATAAGCGCTTAAAAGAAGAGTATCAGTTGAGTGAACTAGAGGCTCGCGAAACGATTGAAACTACGATGTTGCAATTGTTTTCTGTATATTATACAGTTGCTCAACTTTCAGAAAATACAGATGCCTTGCGCGAAACCTTAATAATTTCAAAGAATAGATTAACTAGAGCAGGTTATCAATTTGACTATGGTCAAAATACTAAACTGGATGTTTTAAACGCAGAAGTAGATATTAACAACGATAGTATCAACTTGATAAATGCAAAGCAAGAGTTAATCAATACAAAGCGTGATTTAAATGTAATTTTGGGTAATCAAATTTCTGAAGAATACACTGTAGATACCAATTTGAATTTCTTATTGCAGTTAAATAAGGATGAACTTCTGGAACAAACTAAAAATAATAATGTGACGTTGCTACAGGCAGAACGAAACATTAATATTAGCCAATTTGATATTAAAACAAATAAAGCTCAATTTCTGCCAACTATTGGTTTGGTAGGGTCTTATGGTTGGAATGAATCTTCAAATAATAGTCCGTTAGCATTTACTTTGCAGAGTACAAACTCTGGGGTTTCTGCAGGTGTAAATTTGACTTGGAATCTTTTTGATGGAGGGAGTGCATTGACACAGGTCAAAAATTCTAAGATTATTTTAGAAAACCAAAAGCTTCAAAAAGAACAATTGGTTATTGATATTGAGCGTAATTTTAATAATGCCTGGGACGATTATCAAAATAAATTGGTCATCTTCCAGGTACAGGAAAACAATATTAGAACCTCTCAAAATAATTTTGAAAGAACTCAAGAAAAATTCAAAATAGGTCAAGTAACATCTATAGAATTTAGACAGGCACAACTTAATTTGCTAAATGCAGAGCTGAGTCGTAACCAAGCAAAATACGATGCCAAGTTATCTGAGTTAACCGTTCTTCAGCTAAGCGGAGAATTACTAAATGTAGAATTTTAA
- a CDS encoding CPXCG motif-containing cysteine-rich protein gives MEEYFFQCPYCWESISMLIDISQSHQKYIEDCEVCCNPIQVDIYTENQEITSFSAENIEQ, from the coding sequence ATGGAAGAGTATTTTTTTCAATGTCCGTATTGTTGGGAATCAATATCTATGCTTATTGATATTTCCCAATCCCATCAAAAATATATTGAAGATTGTGAGGTGTGCTGCAACCCGATACAAGTAGATATTTATACTGAAAATCAAGAGATAACAAGTTTTTCTGCAGAAAATATTGAACAATAG
- a CDS encoding tyrosine-type recombinase/integrase encodes MNNIYGGANRYNTKEDRLAILNVYRSKLLSLLKEGFNPFEDNTKRYKEREEGKSNKGQDIGSKTSKRPVDPETVDGSMTVTMPYDEAFKIGLKYKEKLISDTTRRSYENRLKNFLVWIEKNHPEVKDITDIDKKIVIDFLNHILDKTSPRNRNNYRTDLSSIMQVLEDNDIIQSNYIKKIPVLKSVPQRNRTYSQEEQRTIFEHLEKTDETLLLFIKFISYNFLRPIEACRLRVGDLDIKNKRIQFKAKNSPLKTKIIPDILLQDLPDLSKMNKEHSFFTPDGIGGVWDAELSNKRDYFSKRFKRVVKDPFNLGADYGLYSFRHTYITKLYRELVKGSSPFEAKSKLMQITGHSSMKALEKYLRDIDAEFPDDYSELIKS; translated from the coding sequence ATGAACAATATCTATGGAGGAGCCAATAGATATAACACAAAGGAAGACCGCCTCGCCATTTTAAACGTTTACAGGTCCAAACTTTTAAGTTTATTAAAAGAAGGTTTCAATCCCTTTGAAGATAACACAAAGCGATACAAGGAGCGTGAAGAGGGAAAGTCGAACAAAGGCCAGGATATCGGTTCTAAAACGTCTAAGAGACCAGTTGACCCTGAAACGGTAGATGGTTCTATGACGGTGACAATGCCCTATGATGAAGCGTTCAAGATAGGTTTAAAATATAAGGAAAAACTTATCAGTGACACTACCAGGCGGAGCTACGAGAATCGTTTGAAGAATTTTTTGGTGTGGATCGAGAAGAACCATCCCGAAGTGAAGGACATTACAGACATTGACAAAAAGATAGTAATTGATTTTTTGAACCATATCCTAGATAAGACCAGTCCCAGAAACCGTAATAATTACAGGACAGATTTAAGCAGTATCATGCAGGTATTGGAGGACAACGATATCATACAGTCTAATTATATAAAAAAAATACCTGTTCTAAAATCCGTACCGCAACGAAACAGAACGTACTCACAGGAAGAACAGAGAACTATTTTCGAACATCTAGAGAAAACGGACGAAACCTTATTGCTCTTTATAAAGTTCATCTCCTACAATTTTTTGAGACCCATAGAGGCCTGTAGATTGCGTGTGGGCGATTTGGACATCAAGAACAAGCGCATACAGTTCAAGGCAAAGAACAGTCCATTGAAAACGAAGATCATTCCCGATATTCTATTACAGGATCTCCCAGATCTTTCCAAGATGAACAAGGAGCACAGTTTTTTTACGCCAGATGGCATAGGTGGAGTATGGGATGCAGAGCTGAGCAATAAAAGGGACTACTTTTCCAAACGGTTCAAGCGGGTCGTCAAAGACCCATTTAATTTGGGAGCAGATTATGGCCTTTATAGCTTCAGGCATACATACATTACAAAATTATACAGGGAACTTGTAAAGGGCTCATCACCATTTGAGGCCAAGAGTAAACTGATGCAGATAACAGGACATTCTTCCATGAAGGCACTTGAAAAATACCTGCGTGATATTGATGCTGAGTTTCCTGATGATTATTCTGAATTAATAAAATCCTAA
- a CDS encoding DUF4345 domain-containing protein yields MEKNIFIKVFLIISGSIGIWIGYSLLFSPVTFEASAGINLGKDINLLSEIRAPNGLLLVSGIIIILGAFFSKLTIYSIQLSCLIYLSYGLSRIISIIFDGFPSEPLQIALFVELLVGLICLFVLLRFYKKEIKLR; encoded by the coding sequence ATGGAAAAGAACATATTTATAAAAGTATTTTTAATAATCTCTGGAAGTATTGGGATTTGGATTGGATATTCTCTCTTATTTTCTCCAGTTACTTTTGAAGCGTCTGCAGGTATCAATCTCGGAAAGGACATTAATTTACTAAGCGAAATAAGGGCTCCAAATGGACTATTGCTAGTTAGTGGAATAATAATTATTTTAGGAGCCTTTTTTTCTAAATTGACAATTTATTCTATTCAATTATCTTGCTTAATCTATCTATCGTATGGATTGTCTCGTATAATTAGTATTATATTTGATGGCTTTCCAAGCGAACCACTTCAAATAGCTTTGTTTGTCGAACTTTTAGTTGGATTAATATGTCTGTTTGTTCTTTTACGATTTTACAAGAAAGAGATTAAACTGAGATAA